One region of bacterium genomic DNA includes:
- a CDS encoding oligopeptide/dipeptide ABC transporter ATP-binding protein, whose protein sequence is MSQELLKTVGLIKLFPVRGGVFSRAKAFVHAVSGVSFSIGAGETLGLVGESGCGKTTVARMVARLIEPDAGGIVFEQIDIAKLKGRGLRPHRRKIQMIFQDPYSSLNPRMKAGEIVAEPLVIHRQVSRRDKRSRVGDLFEQVGLARDAYDRYPHEFSGGQRQRIGIARAIALKPRLIVADEPVSALDVSVSAQIVNLLQDLQQKYGMSYLFISHDLKMVKYLSHRVAVMYLGKIVETGPREAMDRPLHPYSQALIAAVPVPDPRRRKAKHIVLPGEIPSPMNPPPGCSFHTRCPFAEARCKTEEPELKEWKKNHWAACHLVEKINTI, encoded by the coding sequence ATGAGCCAGGAACTCTTGAAGACGGTCGGCCTGATCAAGCTCTTTCCCGTGAGGGGCGGCGTTTTTTCGCGCGCGAAGGCCTTTGTTCATGCGGTTTCCGGGGTGAGTTTTTCCATCGGGGCGGGCGAGACCCTGGGGCTCGTGGGGGAATCCGGCTGCGGAAAAACAACCGTCGCGCGGATGGTGGCGCGTCTCATCGAGCCGGATGCCGGAGGGATCGTATTCGAGCAAATAGACATCGCGAAGCTTAAAGGAAGGGGGCTGCGCCCCCACAGGCGGAAGATCCAGATGATCTTTCAGGACCCTTACTCCTCCCTGAATCCGCGCATGAAGGCGGGAGAGATCGTCGCCGAGCCCTTGGTGATCCACCGGCAGGTCTCGCGCCGGGACAAACGGTCCCGCGTCGGCGACCTCTTCGAGCAAGTGGGCCTAGCGCGGGACGCCTACGACCGCTACCCGCACGAGTTTTCGGGCGGCCAGCGGCAGAGGATCGGCATCGCGCGTGCGATCGCCTTGAAACCGAGGCTCATCGTCGCCGATGAGCCCGTCTCGGCGCTGGACGTCTCCGTGTCCGCGCAGATCGTGAACCTGCTCCAAGACCTCCAGCAGAAGTACGGCATGAGCTATCTCTTCATCTCGCACGACCTCAAGATGGTGAAATACTTAAGCCACCGGGTCGCCGTGATGTATCTGGGCAAGATCGTCGAAACCGGTCCGCGCGAGGCGATGGACCGTCCGTTGCATCCCTACTCGCAGGCCTTGATCGCCGCAGTGCCCGTGCCGGATCCACGGCGCCGGAAGGCCAAACACATCGTTTTACCGGGAGAAATCCCGTCGCCCATGAACCCTCCGCCGGGGTGTTCTTTTCATACCCGGTGCCCGTTCGCGGAGGCGCGGTGCAAGACCGAGGAGCCTGAACTCAAAGAGTGGAAAAAAAATCATTGGGCGGCGTGTCATCTTGTGGAAAAGATCAACACAATCTAG
- the ychF gene encoding redox-regulated ATPase YchF has translation MGFQCGIVGLPNVGKSTIFNALTAAGAAAANYPFCTIEPNIGVVALPDERLDKIAAIFKPEKVVPTSVEFVDIAGLVKGASKGEGLGNQFLGHIRSVDAIAHVVRCFDDPDVVHVHGGVDPLRDIEVIDTELALADLDSVTKAIAKVEKRAKAGDADSVRLLEIYKKLEKHLNEGKPARSLGLTEEDKALVKDLFLLTNKPVLYVANVAESEIKKSSPAIDVLKAHAAKEGAELVVLSGKIEAEIAELSLDERKAFLQDLGLKESGLDQMARAGYKLLGLATYFTAGPKEVRAWTIPHGTKAPQAAGVIHSDFEKGFIRAECYHYEDLIALGSEAKVKEAGKMRLEGKDYVVKDGDVLFFRFNV, from the coding sequence ATGGGCTTTCAATGCGGCATCGTCGGGCTTCCCAACGTCGGCAAGTCCACCATCTTCAACGCCTTGACCGCCGCGGGCGCGGCGGCGGCGAACTATCCGTTCTGCACGATCGAACCGAATATCGGCGTCGTCGCATTGCCCGATGAGCGCCTGGACAAGATCGCGGCGATCTTCAAGCCCGAAAAGGTCGTCCCGACCTCCGTCGAGTTCGTCGACATCGCAGGTCTCGTCAAAGGCGCGTCGAAGGGAGAGGGGCTCGGGAACCAGTTCCTCGGCCACATCCGGAGCGTGGACGCCATCGCGCACGTCGTCCGTTGTTTTGACGACCCCGACGTCGTGCACGTCCACGGCGGCGTCGATCCGCTGCGCGACATCGAGGTCATCGACACGGAACTCGCTCTCGCCGACCTGGATTCCGTCACCAAGGCGATTGCCAAGGTCGAGAAAAGGGCCAAGGCCGGAGACGCGGACTCCGTCCGTCTCCTGGAGATCTACAAAAAGCTCGAAAAACACCTGAACGAGGGCAAGCCGGCCCGGTCACTCGGCCTGACTGAAGAGGACAAGGCCCTGGTGAAGGACCTCTTCTTATTGACGAACAAGCCTGTCCTTTACGTCGCGAACGTGGCCGAATCCGAGATCAAGAAGTCCTCCCCCGCCATCGATGTCTTGAAGGCCCACGCCGCCAAGGAGGGCGCCGAGTTGGTGGTCTTGAGCGGCAAGATCGAGGCGGAGATCGCCGAACTGTCGCTGGACGAGAGAAAGGCCTTTCTCCAGGATCTGGGCCTGAAGGAGTCCGGTCTCGATCAGATGGCGCGCGCCGGCTACAAACTCCTGGGCCTCGCCACCTACTTCACGGCGGGCCCCAAGGAGGTCCGAGCCTGGACGATCCCTCATGGCACCAAGGCCCCGCAGGCGGCCGGCGTCATCCATTCGGATTTCGAGAAGGGGTTCATCCGCGCCGAGTGCTACCACTACGAGGACCTGATCGCCCTGGGCTCCGAAGCGAAGGTGAAAGAGGCCGGCAAGATGCGGCTCGAGGGCAAGGATTACGTCGTGAAGGACGGGGACGTGCTGTTCTTCCGCTTCAACGTTTGA
- the ispG gene encoding (E)-4-hydroxy-3-methylbut-2-enyl-diphosphate synthase, protein MLPERKTREITVGRVKIGGRNPIAVQSMAATRTQDLEGTLRQIRILEKAGADLIRIAIDSDKDVDALRKLRGETDKPLVVDLQESYRLAEKLAPIVQKIRYNPGHLHHHERQKSKRDKVAWIAEQASKHGCALRVGVNCGSIDPEWQEKFGDNDEEAILHSAAEHCQILDDLGFKNYLVSLKDSDPKKVIDINRRFHEMRPDVPLHLGVTEAGLPPEGIIKTRIAFEQLVSRGIGDTLRVSLTVPFDDKGEEIAVGRAILKDIEEGRFRSVPDFGEKKLNIISCPSCSRVENEKFVELAMKVKEMAQYAKEYQVTIAVMGCRVNGPGETDDADLGLWCAPTFVNLKKKEEELGKYSYEDILPRLKTELDALITQKSRS, encoded by the coding sequence GTGTTACCCGAGCGAAAAACCCGCGAAATCACCGTCGGCCGCGTCAAGATCGGCGGAAGGAACCCGATCGCCGTCCAGAGCATGGCGGCCACGCGCACCCAGGACCTGGAGGGGACCCTCCGGCAGATCCGCATTCTGGAAAAGGCCGGCGCCGATTTGATCCGCATCGCGATCGACAGCGACAAGGACGTGGACGCCCTCCGGAAACTTCGGGGCGAGACCGACAAGCCGCTGGTCGTCGACCTCCAGGAGAGCTACCGCCTGGCCGAGAAGCTCGCGCCCATCGTCCAAAAGATCCGTTACAACCCCGGACATCTGCATCATCACGAACGGCAGAAGAGCAAGCGCGACAAGGTGGCCTGGATCGCCGAGCAGGCGTCCAAGCACGGATGCGCCCTGCGCGTGGGCGTGAACTGCGGGTCGATCGATCCGGAATGGCAGGAGAAGTTCGGGGACAACGACGAGGAGGCCATCCTGCATTCGGCCGCCGAGCATTGCCAGATCTTGGACGACCTGGGTTTTAAGAACTACCTCGTTTCCCTGAAGGATTCCGATCCCAAGAAGGTGATCGATATCAACCGCCGCTTTCACGAGATGCGGCCGGACGTCCCCCTCCATCTGGGGGTCACGGAAGCGGGGCTGCCGCCCGAGGGGATCATCAAGACGCGGATCGCCTTCGAACAACTGGTCTCCCGCGGCATCGGTGATACGCTTCGCGTCTCCCTCACCGTGCCCTTCGACGACAAGGGCGAGGAGATCGCCGTTGGAAGGGCGATCCTCAAGGACATCGAGGAAGGCCGCTTCCGCTCCGTGCCGGACTTTGGAGAAAAGAAGCTGAACATCATCTCCTGTCCGTCTTGTTCGCGCGTCGAGAACGAAAAGTTCGTGGAGCTCGCGATGAAGGTGAAGGAGATGGCCCAGTACGCGAAGGAATATCAGGTGACGATCGCCGTCATGGGCTGCCGCGTGAACGGCCCCGGCGAGACCGACGACGCCGACCTGGGGCTTTGGTGCGCCCCGACCTTCGTCAATCTGAAGAAGAAGGAAGAGGAACTCGGCAAGTACTCCTACGAAGACATCCTCCCCCGCCTCAAGACCGAGCTGGATGCCCTCATCACACAAAAGTCCCGTTCATGA
- a CDS encoding response regulator: MNPLTSLIGRLPTSVPCVLPSHYTAGADVQIWNLGSAQEIHLARMPESPVEIASALGPDKLFLSGDGRNFHQLRVSLAAPQALLTATPRFIPMAFTAESSGMRLLCNLPDDSERLVDLVASHWRPGHFLQDAAFYLFSEDEETPALEGALRRWWAGNVEETSPGRETVDAAAFTAFVRGLGHIVNNANAVIASHAEYLMARENADEGLLAIRSASHRITRLIHRLQQRFHGDAVVIPDPLTVLKEYEVLEEILREWAVEAAKPAAPVPAMSSPAVSTSLLVIEDDEDLGDIQVLSLETRGFPDVRLARTPTEAMRIFDANPALTAVLSDYNLQADRTGLDLAREMRRKRPGVKILIATGEADNVKALMSEDECNEIEILRKPTDEDDLEDRLRRLLGLKS; this comes from the coding sequence ATGAATCCCCTCACTTCCCTCATCGGCCGGCTTCCCACCTCCGTCCCCTGCGTCCTACCTTCCCATTACACGGCGGGCGCCGACGTCCAGATCTGGAATCTCGGGTCCGCGCAGGAGATCCACCTGGCACGCATGCCGGAATCGCCGGTCGAGATCGCCTCCGCCCTCGGTCCTGACAAGCTGTTTTTGAGCGGGGACGGACGGAACTTTCACCAGCTCCGGGTGAGCTTGGCGGCACCGCAAGCCCTCTTGACGGCAACCCCCCGTTTCATCCCCATGGCCTTCACGGCCGAAAGTTCGGGGATGAGGCTTCTCTGCAATCTCCCCGACGACAGCGAGCGATTGGTGGACCTGGTCGCGTCGCATTGGCGGCCGGGGCATTTCCTTCAGGACGCCGCATTTTATCTCTTTTCGGAGGACGAGGAGACGCCGGCCCTCGAAGGGGCCCTCCGGCGCTGGTGGGCTGGGAACGTGGAGGAAACTTCTCCCGGCCGCGAAACGGTCGACGCGGCGGCCTTCACCGCGTTCGTCCGTGGACTGGGCCATATCGTCAACAACGCAAACGCGGTCATTGCCTCCCATGCCGAATACCTCATGGCCCGGGAAAATGCCGACGAGGGCTTGCTGGCCATCCGATCCGCATCCCACCGCATCACGAGGCTGATCCACAGGCTCCAACAAAGGTTCCACGGGGACGCGGTCGTGATTCCCGATCCCCTGACGGTCCTGAAGGAATACGAAGTCCTGGAGGAGATCCTGCGCGAGTGGGCCGTGGAGGCCGCGAAACCCGCCGCCCCCGTGCCGGCGATGTCGTCCCCGGCCGTGTCGACCTCCCTCCTCGTCATCGAGGACGATGAGGATTTGGGCGACATCCAGGTCCTCTCCTTGGAAACCCGCGGGTTCCCCGACGTCCGTCTCGCGCGGACGCCGACGGAGGCCATGAGAATTTTCGACGCGAACCCGGCCCTGACGGCCGTCCTAAGCGATTACAATCTTCAGGCGGACCGGACGGGTCTGGACCTGGCGCGGGAGATGCGCAGGAAACGCCCCGGAGTGAAGATCCTCATCGCCACGGGCGAGGCGGACAACGTGAAGGCCCTGATGTCGGAGGACGAATGCAACGAGATCGAGATCCTCCGCAAGCCGACCGATGAAGACGATCTGGAGGACCGCCTTCGCCGCCTTCTGGGCCTTAAAAGCTAA